A single window of Drosophila suzukii chromosome 3, CBGP_Dsuzu_IsoJpt1.0, whole genome shotgun sequence DNA harbors:
- the RhoGEF4 gene encoding uncharacterized protein RhoGEF4, producing the protein MFTPRQKGYGNGFVPSPQTPLSFSRELRQVLQERNLLTAKSRRKVCSMLDSNNSSPIGSPNPESGKRLGFRRQAIQEIISSEKSYLEQLELLMNFFVRPLKEQAIIDCSNHTLLFGQIEMIHNLNGEFLRELEANMENVAHAFLKMAPFFKLYSVYAFDYRGALFIIQDLISKNPVFRKFLEQTESRPEVQRKLNSLMIVPIQRVPRYKLLLEQVLLYTSPADTDYKSLKESVKEIEATASHINTCVEEQEITQYLIHLQNSLVNRTPNIVKPSRRVIKEGVLQKITHKGTEIKRYCVLMSDIFMYCKMIKERAPNTVVENSLECCCIFPLKKCKVYEMLPGNFKLTCQSDGIIFGSGDVQLSRTWVGFIRDAIDLHVQCRKTLRKDSSKRTPIRKKDMKKFGADYVLSPNKRKCEYETVFRNKNRSTDSEEETEESACFPRKRKVPSGLLRTPTTNLMGKPTASSSIKRVAPPPPPPLPPNDVQMRHKSDRVGDSACKENRISKLYKKIATGDKVANVRGILKRNNVPAPSNDHDPSYGFASRYSDSKSYFRAHNVDNTIPTFVKREDLFNGENMFPVHLRSQDEICSPPQKKRVKFDDTLDAVSPVLDQKPFAFSSDGLSTQKPTSLRERIYDFFANLF; encoded by the exons ATGTTTACGCCGAGGCAAAAGGGATACGGAAATGGCTTTGTTCCCTCGCCCCAGACACCTCTGAGCTTCAGCCGGGAACTGCGGCAGGTGCTGCAGGAGAGGAACCTCCTAACCGCCAAGTCGCGCAGGAAAG TTTGCTCCATGCTggacagcaacaacagcagtcCCATTGGATCACCCAATCCGGAGTCGGGGAAACGATTGGGATTCCGGCGGCAGGCCATCCAGGAGATCATCTCGTCGGAAAAGTCGTATCTTGAGCAGCTGGAGCTGCTGATGAACTTCTTTGTGCGTCCTTTGAAAGAGCAGGCCATCATCGATTGCTCCAATCATACTCTGCTCTTCGGCCAGATCGAGATGATACACAACCTGAACGGAGAATTCCTGCGGGAACTTGAGGCGAACATGGAGAATGTGGCGCATGCCTTCCTGAAAATGGCCCCCTTCTTTAAGCTGTACTCGGTGTATGCTTTTGACTATCGCGGTGCCTTGTTCATCATCCAGGATTTGATCAGCAAGAATCCGGTGTTCAGAAAGTTTCTGGAGCAGACCGAAAGCCGTCCGGAGGTGCAGCGTAAGCTGAACTCACTGATGATTGTGCCCATCCAAAGGGTTCCCAGGTATAAGCTGCTTCTAGAGCAAGTTCTGCTCTACACGAGCCCCGCCGACACGGACTACAAATCTTTAAAAG AATCCGTCAAGGAGATCGAGGCCACCGCCAGTCACATAAATACCTGTGTGGAGGAGCAAGAAATCACCCAGTACCTGATTCACCTACAGAACTCCCTGGTAAATCGGACGCCTAACATTGTGAAGCCCTCGCGACGGGTCATCAAGGAGGGCGTTCTTCAGAAGATCACCCACAAGGGCACGGAAATCAAGAGGTACTGTGTGCTCATGTCGGACATATTCATGTACTGCAAGATGATCAAGGAAAGGGCGCCTAACACCGTGGTGGAAAACTCCTTGGAGTGCTGCTGCATTTTTCCTTTGAAGAAATGCAAGGTGTACGAAATGCTGCCGGGTAACTTTAAACTGACGTGCCAAAGCGACGGCATCATTTTTGGCAGCGGCGATGTCCAGCTGTCGCGTACTTGGGTGGGCTTCATCCGTGATGCCATAGATCTGCACGTACAGTGTCGAAAAACCCTACGAAAAGACTCAAGTAAAAGGACGCCCATACGCAAAAAGGACATGAAGAAGTTCGGAGCTGATTATGTACTGAGTCCCAACAAGCGCAAATGC GAATATGAGACTGTTTTTCGCAATAAGAATCGCAGTACAGATTCCGAAGAGGAGACCGAGGAAAGTGCTTGTTTCCCGCGCAAGCGAAAGGTTCCCAGTGGCCTCTTAAGGACTCCAACTACAAATCTTATGGGGAAGCCCACCGCCTCATCGTCAATCAAACGCGTggcgccaccaccaccacctcctcTTCCACCCAACGATGTGCAGATGCGGCACAAGTCGGATAGAGTGGGAGATTCGGCCTGCAAGGAGAATCGCATCTCCAAGTTGTACAAGAAAATTGCCACCGGTGACAAGGTGGCCAATGTTCGGGGCATTCTCAAGCGCAACAATGTGCCGGCGCCCAGCAACGACCATGATCCCAGCTATGGATTTGCCAGTCGCTACTCGGACTCCAAATCCTACTTTAGGGCCCATAATGTGGACAACACTATACCAACATTTGTGAAGCGAGAGGATCTTTTCAACGGCGAGAACATGTTCCCCGTGCATTTAAGGAGCCAAGATGAGATATGCTCACCGCCGCAGAAAAAGCGAGTCAAGTTTGATGATACCTTGGATGCAGTGTCTCCGGTTCTGGACCAGAAACCCTTTGCATTCTCAAGCGATGGTCTTTCCACACAAAAACCCACTTCATTGCGTGAGCGAATTTATGATTTCTTTGCCAATCTATTCTAG
- the LOC108005914 gene encoding uncharacterized protein F13E9.13, mitochondrial isoform X2 — protein sequence MQRFLKVFNQQTCKVIGMIHVDALPGTPRYTGNWKQTIEKAIYEANLYKKHQLDAVLIENMHDIPYVPERLLGAEIVACMTRLGQAVRDVMPKETPCGVQVLACGNKQALAIAKASQLQFIRSEGFVFGHVADEGYTDACAGDLLRYRKLIDAEDVLILTDLKKKHSSHAITADVSLLETAHAAEFFLTDGIIITGTATGHAASPEDLQQLSGRVKVPLIIGSGVTKDNIGSYFKDAQAIIIGSHFKRNGNWLEEISEEAVNDFMQKICQLRQTK from the exons ATGCAACGCTTCCTGAAGGTATTCAACCAGCAAACATGCAAGGTAATCGGCATGATACACGTGGATGCGCTGCCAG GAACGCCACGATACACCGGCAACTGGAAGCAGACGATTGAGAAGGCAATTTACGAGGCCAATCTCTACAAGAAACATCAACTG GATGCCGTGCTCATAGAGAATATGCACGACATTCCCTATGTTCCAGAGCGTCTCCTTGGCGCCGAGATAGTGGCATGCATGACTCGTCTGGGACAGGCAGTGCGGGATGTGATGCCCAAGGAAACTCCGTGTGGTGTCCAAGTCCTCGCCTGCGGCAATAAACAAGCCCTGGCCATTGCCAAAGCCAGCCAGCTGCAGTTCATTCGCAGTGAGGGATTTGTTTTCGGTCATGTGGCGGATGAAGGTTACACGGATGCCTGCGCGGGCGATTTGCTGCGGTACCGCAAGCTCATCGATGCGGAGGACGTGCTGATCTTAACAGATCTGAAGAAGAAACATAGCTCGCATGCCATAACAGCTGATGTCAGTCTCTTGGAAACCGCCCATGCCGCAGAGTTCTTCCTCACCGATGGCATTATCATCACAGGAACAGCAACGGGCCATGCAGCCAGTCCAGAGGATCTGCAGCAGTTATCTGGCAGGGTAAAGGTTCCCTTGATTATTGGCTCCGGCGTTACCAAAGACAATATCGGTAGTTACTTCAAGGATGCTCAAGCAATTATAATTGGCTCGCATTTTAAGCGAAATGGCAACTGGTTGGAGGAGATTAGTGAAGAAGCTGTGAATGACTTTATGCAAAAGATCTGTCAGCTAAGACAAACTAAATGA
- the LOC108005901 gene encoding uncharacterized protein, with protein sequence MDSIDTTKRKPRRTHGTPSFIYRNRFAYALLAAGTVLFGIWSLTPIQRIANEKLCEAVAQTEQERDRKGLFEFGAPRTSKFIEEAIKESEEQRNL encoded by the exons ATGGATTCCATTGACACCACCAAGCGGAAGCCTAGACGCACTCACGGCACACCATCCTTCATATACCGCAATAGATTTGCCTATGCCCTGTTGGCCGCCGGAACTGTGCTATTCGGAATTTGGAG TCTGACGCCCATTCAGCGTATTGCCAACGAAAAGCTGTGTGAGGCGGTGGCTCAAACGGAACAGGAGCGCGATCGAAAGGGACTCTTTGAGTTTGGCGCCCCGAGGACCTCGAAGTTCATTGAGGAGGCCATCAAGGAAAGCGAGGAGCAGAGGAATCTATAA
- the Rint1 gene encoding RINT1-like protein yields MHAKLSEMELRIVARLNEELGKDASRLHRASNVVSHYKERLQALSQTLDYEDAQNVSCYKSAFQCQQQVCESIDFELEKLAQFGAKLKKKLQECQPALDSVAADAGKVRQLQRLAQYLRLVQDIQEISAALSSAINGKDEAKLVNIYLTLYEGNDCEHSVVGRLQAVQAKSLKSFAERTAIYWHKLLLKRLSSEFEAVLKSMRWAHLEQQALNYSPTRDTAKAQLLAEYMFLIKSPAEEHAPLLSITPSIVCQPINQVVQLLLAPYRQRFTFHFTGTRQTNRLDKPEWFYTQILNWGKETHLFVGKTFQPSAMKAGKLDYNLRLEFMRGLVQLTIEKLAVDIEQIAQDEILFAHLLDETLAFESELRETFGYPASFPSAISVITQPMYLLRWISLEERFCAEKMDDILQAETPFQLIDPNTFEDDLKIPKCADQFMRLLDAIKDRYYGLIQPGHQLQFLHLQLELIDSFRRRLVQLHSSGAVPSIPVLNAINYLVMVLREWGENVHYLHLHAALAGPNAPEINSVFEHAVAELEHWARQLTRNLATKATNEMKAKSMSYRHDAWPTMPEQNSREPFILSPSGGEMFQVLVTLLHNLERELSANLFNQTLRLIAHQIDDFMLESMVMNTKFTPAGAAQFNYDMTRNLFALFGQYTRRPELLFKRIHDACKLLTAARGTALLLLETLRSNQSVEEKTKPLRELHVLSLDSKQCVEVLERRTDIKMF; encoded by the exons ATGCATGCAAAGCTGAGCGAAATGGAGCTGCGCATAGTGGCGCGACTGAATGAGGAGCTTGGCAAGGATGCCAGCCGGCTGCATCGGGCCAGTAACGTAGTCAGTCACTACAAGGAACGCCTCCAGGCCCTGTCGCAAACG CTCGACTACGAGGATGCCCAGAACGTGTCCTGCTACAAATCTGCCTTCCAGTGTCAGCAACAGGTCTGCGAGAGCATCGACTTCGAGCTGGAAAAGCTGGCCCAGTTCGGCGCCAAGTTGAAAAAGAAGCTGCAGGAGTGCCAGCCCGCCCTGGATAGCGTCGCCGCGGATGCAGGAAAAGTGCGGCAGTTGCAGCGCTTGGCGCAGTATCTGCGGCTGGTGCAGGACATCCAGGAGATCAGCGCCGCCTTGAGCAGTGCCATTAATGGCAAGGACGAGGCCAAGCTGGTCAATATCTACTTAACCCTCTACGAGGGAAACGATTGCGAGCACAGCGTGGTGGGGCGTCTGCAGGCCGTGCAGGCAAAGTCCCTGAAATCCTTCGCGGAACGCACTGCTATCTACTGGCACAAGCTGCTCCTCAAGCGGCTTTCCAGCGAATTCGAGGCTGTGCTGAAGAGCATGCGCTGGGCGCATCTGGAGCAACAGGCCCTCAACTATTCACCCACTCGGGACACTGCCAAGGCTCAGCTGCTGGCCGAATACATGTTCTTGATCAAATCTCCAGCCGAAGAGCATGCGCCCCTGCTAAGCATTACGCCTAGCATAGTGTGCCAGCCCATCAACCAGGTGGTGCAGCTCCTGCTGGCGCCCTATCGCCAGCGATTCACATTTCACTTCACCGGCACGAGGCAAACGAATCGACTGGACAAGCCCGAGTGGTTCTACACGCAGATTCTCAACTGGGGCAAGGAGACGCATTTATTTGTGGGCAAAACATTCCAGCCATCGGCCATGAAGGCGGGCAAGTTGGACTACAATCTCAGA CTGGAGTTTATGCGAGGTCTGGTGCAGTTAACCATAGAGAAACTAGCGGTGGACATAGAACAGATTGCCCAAGATGAGATTTTGTTTGCCCATCTGCTGGATGAGACGTTGGCCTTTGAGTCCGAGCTGCGAGAGACATTTGGTTATCCGGCGAGTTTTCCCAGCGCTATTTCCGTAATCACTCAGCCCATGTATTTGCTTCGTTGGATTTCTCTAGAAGAACGAT TTTGTGCGGAAAAAATGGATGACATTCTGCAGGCGGAGACGCCGTTCCAGCTGATTGATCCCAACACATTCGAGGACGATCTGAAAATTCCCAAGTGTGCGGATCAGTTCATGCGACTGCTGGACGCCATTAAGGATCGCTACTACGGGCTAATTCAGCCCGGCCACCAACTGCAGTTCCTACATTTGCAGCTGGAACTGATCGATAGCTTCCGACGACGCCTGGTGCAGCTGCACAGCAGTGGAGCGGTGCCGAGCATTCCCGTACTAAACGCCATCAACTACTTGGTAATGGTGCTGCGGGAGTGGGGAGAGAATGTGCACTATTTACACTTGCATGCGGCGCTGGCCGGTCCAAACGCACCGGAGATCAACTCGGTGTTTGAGCATGCTGTCGCCGAACTGGAGCACTGGGCCAGGCAACTAACACGCAATCTGGCCACTAAGGCGACCAACGAGATGAAGGCAAAATCGATGAGCTATCGTCATGACGCCTGGCCTACAATGCCCGAGCAGAACAGCAGGGAACCCTTTATCCTCTCGCCCAGTGGCGGTGAAATGTTCCAGGTGCTGGTCACCCTTTTGCACAATCTGGAGCGTGAACTGTCCGCCAATCTGTTCAACCAGACGCTGCGCTTAATAGCCCATCAAATCGATGACTTCATGCTCGAGAGCATGGTCATGAACACGAAGTTTACACCTGCGGGGGCAGCGCAATTCAATTACGACATGACACGCAATTTATTTGCGCTCTTCGGACAGTATACGCGTCGTCCGGAGCTGCTCTTCAAGAG AATACACGATGCCTGCAAGCTGTTGACGGCAGCAAGGGGAACGGCTTTGTTACTGCTGGAAACGCTGCGCAGTAATCAATCAGTGGAGGAGAAAACGAAACCTTTACGGGAACTGCATGTGCTAAGCCTGGATAGCAAACAGTGTGTTGAGGTTCTGGAGCGGAGGACGGACATTAAGATGTTTTAA
- the mrva gene encoding lysosomal dipeptide transporter MFSD1 — MAREDEERIVDNEEVSHPTEEDAVAGRGGGRRDNELSLPSGGCCMPSSTSHRFMALVFMCLLGFGSYFCYDNPGALQNVFKRDLDLSSTQFTLIYSIYSWPNVVLCFVGGFLIDRLFGIRLGTIIYMLILLVGQLIFAFGGILDAFWMMILGRFIFGIGAESLAVAQNSYAVLWFKGKELNMVFGLQLSVARFGSTVNFWVMQPIYDYVSKFYQGHTALGVVLLLATLTCVMSMVCALILGWMDKRAERILQRNTNPAGQVPKLTDVFSFKPPFWMVSVICVAYYVAIFPFIALGQKFFVDRFDYTPAQANTVDSLVYLIAAGSSPIFGFIIDKLGRNVTWVFTATMTTIGAHALLTFTQLTPYVGMVIMGLSYSMLAASLWPLVALIIPEYQLGTAYGFCQSIQNLGLAVITILAGIISDKSNGEHMWLQLFFMGWLTIALIATGVMWAYNNKSRGNLNMTPQQRAQFVSAENYQNFE, encoded by the coding sequence ATGGCGCGCGAGGACGAGGAACGCATCGTGGACAATGAGGAGGTGTCGCATCCAACGGAGGAGGACGCTGTTGCCGGACGAGGTGGGGGTCGGCGGGATAACGAGCTGAGCCTGCCCTCCGGCGGCTGCTGCATGCCCTCCAGCACGAGTCACCGGTTCATGGCGCTGGTGTTCATGTGCCTGCTGGGATTCGGCTCCTACTTCTGCTACGACAATCCAGGAGCCCTGCAAAACGTCTTCAAGAGGGACCTCGACCTGTCCTCCACCCAGTTTACACTCATCTACTCCATCTACTCGTGGCCCAATGTCGTCCTGTGCTTCGTGGGCGGATTCCTGATCGATCGCCTCTTTGGCATTCGACTTGGTACCATCATCTACATGCTGATCCTGCTGGTGGGCCAGCTAATCTTTGCCTTTGGCGGCATACTGGACGCCTTCTGGATGATGATCCTGGGTCGGTTCATCTTCGGCATTGGCGCTGAATCGCTGGCCGTGGCCCAGAACAGCTATGCGGTGCTCTGGTTCAAGGGCAAGGAACTGAACATGGTCTTCGGCCTGCAGCTGTCGGTGGCCCGTTTCGGTAGCACCGTCAACTTTTGGGTGATGCAGCCCATCTACGACTACGTCAGCAAATTCTATCAAGGGCACACCGCGCTCGGCGTCGTCCTGCTGCTGGCCACTCTCACCTGTGTGATGTCCATGGTCTGCGCTCTCATCCTCGGCTGGATGGACAAGCGGGCCGAGCGGATCCTGCAGAGGAACACCAACCCGGCTGGTCAGGTTCCCAAGCTCACAGATGTATTTTCGTTCAAGCCTCCCTTCTGGATGGTTTCTGTCATTTGCGTGGCCTACTATGTCGCCATCTTTCCGTTCATTGCCCTGGGACAGAAGTTCTTCGTCGACCGCTTCGATTATACTCCGGCGCAGGCGAACACTGTGGACTCGCTGGTGTATCTAATTGCAGCCGGATCGTCGCCCATTTTTGGATTCATCATCGACAAGTTGGGCAGGAATGTTACCTGGGTGTTTACCGCCACGATGACCACCATCGGAGCGCATGCCCTGCTCACTTTCACCCAGCTGACACCCTATGTGGGCATGGTCATTATGGGACTCTCGTATTCCATGCTGGCCGCCAGCTTGTGGCCCCTGGTTGCCCTCATCATTCCGGAATACCAGTTGGGCACGGCCTACGGCTTCTGCCAGTCGATCCAGAATCTTGGCTTGGCCGTCATCACCATCCTGGCCGGTATCATTTCGGATAAAAGCAACGGCGAGCACATGTGGCTGCAGCTCTTCTTCATGGGCTGGCTGACTATCGCCCTGATCGCCACCGGGGTCATGTGGGCCTACAACAACAAGAGTCGCGGTAATCTCAATATGACACCCCAGCAGCGGGCACAGTTCGTCAGCGCTGAGAATTATCAGAACTTTGAATAG
- the LOC108005914 gene encoding uncharacterized protein F13E9.13, mitochondrial isoform X1, translating to MLISCLPVFNQQTCKVIGMIHVDALPGTPRYTGNWKQTIEKAIYEANLYKKHQLDAVLIENMHDIPYVPERLLGAEIVACMTRLGQAVRDVMPKETPCGVQVLACGNKQALAIAKASQLQFIRSEGFVFGHVADEGYTDACAGDLLRYRKLIDAEDVLILTDLKKKHSSHAITADVSLLETAHAAEFFLTDGIIITGTATGHAASPEDLQQLSGRVKVPLIIGSGVTKDNIGSYFKDAQAIIIGSHFKRNGNWLEEISEEAVNDFMQKICQLRQTK from the exons ATGCTTATCAGCTGTTTGCCG GTATTCAACCAGCAAACATGCAAGGTAATCGGCATGATACACGTGGATGCGCTGCCAG GAACGCCACGATACACCGGCAACTGGAAGCAGACGATTGAGAAGGCAATTTACGAGGCCAATCTCTACAAGAAACATCAACTG GATGCCGTGCTCATAGAGAATATGCACGACATTCCCTATGTTCCAGAGCGTCTCCTTGGCGCCGAGATAGTGGCATGCATGACTCGTCTGGGACAGGCAGTGCGGGATGTGATGCCCAAGGAAACTCCGTGTGGTGTCCAAGTCCTCGCCTGCGGCAATAAACAAGCCCTGGCCATTGCCAAAGCCAGCCAGCTGCAGTTCATTCGCAGTGAGGGATTTGTTTTCGGTCATGTGGCGGATGAAGGTTACACGGATGCCTGCGCGGGCGATTTGCTGCGGTACCGCAAGCTCATCGATGCGGAGGACGTGCTGATCTTAACAGATCTGAAGAAGAAACATAGCTCGCATGCCATAACAGCTGATGTCAGTCTCTTGGAAACCGCCCATGCCGCAGAGTTCTTCCTCACCGATGGCATTATCATCACAGGAACAGCAACGGGCCATGCAGCCAGTCCAGAGGATCTGCAGCAGTTATCTGGCAGGGTAAAGGTTCCCTTGATTATTGGCTCCGGCGTTACCAAAGACAATATCGGTAGTTACTTCAAGGATGCTCAAGCAATTATAATTGGCTCGCATTTTAAGCGAAATGGCAACTGGTTGGAGGAGATTAGTGAAGAAGCTGTGAATGACTTTATGCAAAAGATCTGTCAGCTAAGACAAACTAAATGA